One part of the Lachnospiraceae bacterium JLR.KK002 genome encodes these proteins:
- a CDS encoding LytTR family DNA-binding domain-containing protein — translation MRIAICEDNEKELAYVSELLMEYQMDREVDMDCHSYHSSTDFLCDVKSGEYDLVLLDVVMPGISGVQAAQELRERDRNVRIIFMSFSPEFAVESYHVGAYYYLLKPLGADSLFPLLDRVREELYTQEEQGFVLKNRKGVVRIPFTGLEYVEVINKTVSFHLASGVIHEATAVLGEFEEKLLDRPEFLKTHRSFLVNLNYVQAMDENCIVTRNNHRIPLSRQRRRQVQAACN, via the coding sequence ATGCGGATAGCAATTTGTGAAGACAACGAGAAGGAGCTTGCTTATGTCTCAGAGCTGCTTATGGAATATCAGATGGATCGGGAAGTGGATATGGACTGCCATTCCTATCACAGCAGTACGGATTTTCTGTGCGATGTGAAAAGCGGAGAGTACGACCTTGTGCTGCTGGATGTGGTTATGCCGGGAATCAGCGGCGTGCAGGCGGCGCAGGAACTGAGAGAACGGGACCGGAATGTCAGAATTATCTTTATGTCGTTCTCCCCGGAGTTTGCTGTGGAAAGCTACCATGTGGGAGCATATTATTACCTGCTCAAACCTCTGGGAGCCGACTCTCTTTTTCCGTTGCTGGACAGAGTGAGAGAGGAACTGTATACGCAGGAAGAACAGGGATTTGTGCTGAAGAACAGGAAAGGCGTGGTCAGGATACCCTTTACAGGACTTGAATATGTGGAGGTTATCAATAAGACGGTATCTTTCCATCTGGCAAGTGGTGTGATTCATGAGGCGACCGCCGTGCTGGGAGAATTTGAGGAAAAACTTCTGGACAGGCCGGAATTCTTAAAAACTCACCGCTCTTTTCTGGTCAATCTGAATTATGTTCAGGCCATGGATGAAAATTGTATTGTGACCAGGAATAATCACAGGATTCCCCTGTCCCGGCAGCGGCGCAGGCAGGTGCAGGCTGCCTGCAATTAA
- a CDS encoding isochorismatase family cysteine hydrolase: MRKILVVVDMQKDFIDGSLGTEEAQAIVNHVIKKMKSYEKSDIYLTRDTHGEDYLETAEGKKLPVVHCVKDTEGWQLHPEIEALAEPSHIIDKPTFGSLGLMELLKQENERETLELELAGLCTDICVVSNALLLKAAMPEITIRVDASCCAGVTPESHKAALLTMGMCQIETE; encoded by the coding sequence ATGCGTAAAATTTTGGTGGTTGTGGATATGCAGAAGGATTTTATTGACGGTTCCCTTGGAACAGAAGAAGCACAGGCCATTGTAAATCACGTTATTAAGAAAATGAAATCTTATGAAAAATCAGATATCTATCTGACCAGAGATACCCATGGGGAGGATTACCTGGAAACCGCCGAAGGAAAGAAGCTGCCGGTGGTTCATTGTGTGAAAGATACGGAAGGGTGGCAGCTTCATCCGGAAATCGAGGCACTGGCAGAGCCTTCCCATATCATTGACAAACCCACTTTCGGCTCCCTGGGACTGATGGAACTGCTGAAGCAGGAAAACGAAAGGGAGACGTTGGAGCTGGAACTGGCGGGACTGTGCACCGATATCTGTGTGGTGAGCAACGCCCTTCTTCTGAAGGCAGCCATGCCGGAAATTACCATCCGGGTGGATGCGTCCTGCTGTGCAGGCGTAACGCCTGAGTCCCATAAGGCGGCGCTGCTTACCATGGGCATGTGCCAGATAGAAACTGAGTGA
- a CDS encoding HD domain-containing protein, whose product MLPTREQAEELLREGEACNPGPWGNHCRVAAHCAGKIAQACGDMDGEKAWILGLLHDIGRKFGARHLGHVSDGYSYMMSLGYDEAAKICLTHSFHNQTTDGYIGRFDTTQEEMKLIEDRLKTVEMDDYDRLIQLCDSLAGAEGVLDIEERMGDVKRRYGAYPQEKWDSNLNLLKYFEKKTGRDIYSVVEKDTFRP is encoded by the coding sequence ATGCTGCCCACGAGAGAACAGGCGGAGGAACTTTTAAGAGAAGGGGAAGCGTGCAATCCCGGCCCCTGGGGAAATCACTGCCGTGTGGCCGCTCACTGTGCGGGAAAAATAGCGCAGGCGTGCGGGGACATGGATGGGGAGAAAGCCTGGATTCTCGGCCTGCTGCACGACATCGGAAGAAAATTTGGCGCAAGGCACCTGGGACATGTATCGGACGGATATTCCTATATGATGTCACTGGGGTATGATGAGGCGGCGAAAATCTGCCTGACCCATTCTTTTCATAATCAGACCACCGACGGGTATATCGGGCGGTTTGATACCACGCAGGAGGAGATGAAGCTGATTGAAGACAGGCTGAAAACTGTGGAGATGGATGATTATGACAGACTGATTCAGTTATGTGATTCGCTGGCAGGGGCGGAAGGCGTGCTGGACATTGAGGAGCGGATGGGAGATGTGAAGCGCAGGTATGGCGCATATCCGCAGGAAAAATGGGACAGCAATCTGAATTTGCTGAAGTATTTTGAAAAAAAGACGGGCAGGGACATTTATTCTGTGGTGGAAAAAGATACGTTCCGTCCATAA
- the ilvN gene encoding acetolactate synthase small subunit: MKNRWIALYVENQVGVLAKVSGLFSGKSYNLQSLTVGTTEDETVSRMTICVTSDDITFEQIKKQLNRMVEVIKVIDLTDMPIHMKEILFAKVKECSVAEKAELFQIAQVFQVEVTDIGTDSVLLECKMTERRNNELIDLLRSKYKHIEIVRGGAVAIESISTSCAGRSEYFRLAHRPKTV, translated from the coding sequence ATGAAAAACAGATGGATTGCACTGTATGTGGAAAACCAGGTGGGTGTGCTGGCCAAGGTTTCCGGTCTTTTTTCCGGGAAATCCTATAACCTGCAGAGTCTGACCGTGGGAACCACGGAAGATGAAACCGTATCCCGCATGACGATTTGCGTTACCAGCGACGATATCACCTTTGAACAGATTAAGAAACAGTTAAACCGGATGGTGGAAGTAATTAAAGTCATAGATTTGACGGATATGCCCATCCATATGAAAGAAATCCTGTTTGCCAAAGTAAAGGAATGCTCCGTTGCGGAAAAGGCAGAGCTGTTCCAGATTGCCCAGGTATTTCAGGTAGAGGTGACCGATATCGGCACAGACAGCGTACTGCTGGAATGCAAAATGACGGAGCGGCGCAACAATGAACTGATTGATTTGCTGAGAAGCAAATATAAACATATTGAGATTGTCCGGGGAGGGGCGGTGGCCATTGAGTCCATCAGCACTTCCTGCGCCGGAAGATCAGAGTATTTCCGTCTGGCCCATCGGCCGAAAACCGTATAA